A single window of Nicotiana sylvestris chromosome 5, ASM39365v2, whole genome shotgun sequence DNA harbors:
- the LOC138869338 gene encoding uncharacterized protein, whose translation MAFYDSKGRLCVPNVDGLKERILDEAHSSQYSIHPVISPASRWLHLRLYMVDGVVLPSGGFDPGEAKLYGTYLVKDALKKVKLIQEHLRTAQSRQKSYTDQKVRELSFMVGDNVLLKVSPMKGIIRFGKKGKFSPRFIGPFEVLRRVGEVAYDLALPPNLLGVHPVFHVSMLRRYHTDFSHVLDFNTIQLDERLGYEEEPIAIVARQDRQLRSKRISTVKVQWRGQPVEKATWESEEDMRSIYPHLLSTPGINLNPLRTNVCLRDGECNYPTCRFAF comes from the exons ATGGCATTCTACGACTCCAagggtcgtctatgtgttcctaatgtcgatggcttgaAGGAGAGGATTTTAGATGAGGCACACAGTTCtcaatattccattcatccag ttatcagtccagcatcgagatggctccatttgaggctttatatggtcgacgGTGTCGTTCTCCCATCGGGTGGGTTTGATCCtggcgaggctaagttatatggtacttaTTTAGTGAAGGACGCCTTGAaaaaggtgaagttgattcaggagcaccttcgcacagcacagtctagacaaaagagttacaCGGATCAGAAGGTGCGTGAattatcatttatggtgggcgaTAATGTTCTGTTAAAGGTCTCACCGATGAAGGGGATTATAAGATTCGGAAAGAAAGGCAAGTTtagcccaaggtttataggcccatttgaggtgttgaggcgagttggggaggttgcttatgatcttgctttacctcccaacctattaggagttcatccggtttttcacgtgtctatgctccggaggtatcacaccGACTTTtcacatgtgttagacttcaacacTATCCAGTTAGATGAGCGCCTGGGTTATGAAGAGGAGCCAATTGCCATTGTTGCTAGACAagatcgccagttgagatccaagaggatttccacggtaaaggttcagtggaggggccaaccagtcgagaaggcaacctgggagtccgaggaggacatgcggagcataTATCCACACTTATTGAGCACTCCAGGTATTAATCTAAACCcgttgaggacgaatgtttgtttaagagatgGAGAATGTAACTACCCTACctgtcgttttgctttctag